The stretch of DNA ATCACAAGATTCGTGCTGTAAAGCATAATAAAACACAAACTTATAAAATACAACAAATCTCTTGAATCGATTATCCCTCTCGAAATGTTATGAAAATGGAAATCAGCCCCTAAAAATTCAAACACGCTCAAAAAATCCCTTGGAAGGAAAAAAAGTATTTTATCCAAAAGCGTCAGGACAAAACAAACCGCCATGCCGATGATAAAGGCAATTATCTGGTTACGGGTAAGCGATGAAGAAAATAACCCTATTGAGGAAAACGCGGCACCAAGCAACACCGCGCCGGTATAGCCGCCGACAACAGGCCCCCAGTCCAGTTCACCGAGAAATGAAATAAAGATACTGTATGAAACAGTCGGCAGGAGCATTATAATAATGAATATCACTGAAGCCATAAATTTCCCGGATATAATATCAAGGGACGATACGGGCATAGTTGACAACAATTCATAAGAACCGATGTTCAATTCCTCGGAAAATAAACGCATGGTAACGGCAGGGATTATAAACGCGAAAGTAAGAGGAAGAAGTTCAAAGAAATTCCTGAGTTCAGCCTGGCGGTACAGAAAAAAAGTGGAAAAGAAAAACCAGCCGGTCAGGACAAGAAAAATAGAAATCACAATATAAGCGATAGGCGATATAAAATAAGCCGCGAATTCCTTTTTAAAAATATTTACCGCATTTTTCATATCAATTCCCCTTCGTTAACTCCCTGAAGATTGTCTCCAGGGTCCTGGTCTGCATATGGTAATCCAAAAGCACCCAGTTGTTTCCTTTAATGACATAATAAATTTCCGGGCGTATATCTTTATCACTTTTGCAGGACAGGTAAAAGTCTACTGCATCGTTTTTGTCATTTAACAGCGACACACCCGTAACACCGGGAATATCTTCAAATATTTTCTTAACAGTTTTGAAATCACTGTTTTGAATAGAAATATTTATAATGTATTCATTGACTGCCGTCTTTTTAAGCTCCTCGGTTGAGCCATCCGCGACAATCCTGCCTTTGTTTATAATAACAATCCTGTCGCACGTGGCTTCCGCCTCGCTCAGGATATGGGTCGATAAAATAATTGTTTTTTTCTTGCCGATTTCCTTGATAATGTCGCGTATTTCAACAATCTGGTTCGGGTCAAGCCCTGATGTAGGTTCATCCAGTACAAGGATTTCCGGGTCATTCATCATCGCGTGGGCAAGCCCTACTCTCTGCTTATACCCTTTTGAAAGATCATGGATGGGTTTATGCATAACTTCACTTATCCCGCAAAGGCCCGCGAGTTCCTTAATGCGGCTGTTTTTTTTGTTTTCTTCAAGCCCGCGGACATTGGCCACAAAACTCAGATAATCAAAAGTAAGCATATCGGGATATAACGGCGCTGATTCCGGCAGGTAACCGATTAATTTTTTAATTTCCAGGGAATTATCGTAAATATTATAATCTTTAACTGCGACGTTCCCCGCGCTCGGTTCAAGGTAACAGGTCAGGATTCTAAGGGTAGTGGTTTTTCCCGCCCCATTCGGGCCGAGCAGACCCAAAATTTCACCTTTCTTGATTTCAAAACTGATATGGTCCACAGCGCAGACATCGCCGTAATATTTTGTCAATCCATCAATCTTTATCATTGGCTTCTCCTGTTAGAACTCCCCTTAATCCCCTCTTTTTACGAAGTGATCGCTTCGCGAAAAAAAAGAGGGGAAACTTCTTCTTCTCTTTTCTCAAAGAGGAGGCCGGGAGGGGTTCATATCATCTTCTCGCATTGTTTTCGGATATTGCAATTTGGATGATAGTATATAAAAAAACAATTAAAATATTATTAAAACAGTATTAAAATTTTTTAATTTAATTTATAATATGGGATATTATACTTCAAAACAGGGGGGGAAATGAAAAAAATTCTTCTGATAGTATTTCTTTTTGTGTTAATTCATCCGTTAAAAGTCAAATCATTTGATTTTCTTGACAGCGGACAAGAGAAGGCCGCAACCCACTCTCAAATAACAGCCAATGTCAAATCGAAGGAAAAAACTTATACAAAAGAAGTGTTATATTATAAAAACGACAAATTTGAACTTCAGGAGGATACATCTGCCGTTCAGACAACAGGACGAGACCCCGCGGCTTCTTCCACTCTTGACGCAGTAAAAACGGCAATGGAAATGTACGCGGCTGACAACGGAACCTATCCCATAAATATTTCCGATGTCAATGCATTAGTAAAAACATTAGAATCTGAATCAGTTTGGCCCACTAATATTAAAACGGACGGTTCTTATGGCAGTCTGATCGCCGCCGCCACTAACCCTGAAGGTGTTCAATTCAAGCTTTATGCCATTGGACAAGACGAAAACCACTGCTACGGATTAGCGCAGGACGGAAGAAAGGCGGGTCCCGGCACCTTATCTGACATTACCAGAATATTAGGCGCGCCCTTCCCCGGAAATGTTCAGGGATCACAAAATAACACTGCAATCCAAAGTGATGCAAAAAAAATAAAATATAAAGATATAAATATTGGTGTATTTAAAACCTCATTAACTTCTGATGAATTAAAAGGTTATTCTCCCAATTCTCTGGTTGTCACTTTTGAGGGAGACAATTTATTTGCGGTTTACGGAGTAAGCGGGAGAAATAAAACACCAGGTGAAACAAAAATATATATGCAACCCACGGAATCGCAGGAATATAAATCCAAATTAGAAGAAATGCAAAATAAACAAAAAACAGTCAAAGAATTAGAAACTAAAGGTATTATATTATTGAACGAATACAATTCTCTTAAAAATTCATCTGAGGAAAAGAAAAAAAAATATGAAAAACAAATGAAGGACAATGATGTTTTATATAATAATGCCATAGTGGAATACGAAAAACTGCAAAATGAATTAAATCAATTGAGGTTTAAACAACCCGTGGCTGCGGCTACGGTTAAACCACAGATAGAATCAATAAATAGAAGTGTTATTCATAATATCTACGGCAGGTTCAAAAAACAGGGAAAAGCCGTTTTAAACATCAATAATCAAACCACAGGAGAAAATATATTAAAAATAGAATTTGAATTGCCTGAAACACCGGGCGGAGACAAAATAATTTTAAATGAATGGGCAAAAGCACAGGAGGTAAATCTGACCCGGATAGGTAACTCAACTCCCGGTGACAGCGTATTTCCTTACATTACCAGGCAAACTTCGAAACGTTTAAACGTCCCGGGACAATCAATTACACAGCCAGGAACATTTGGAAGAAATAGAGAACAAACTCCCGACTTATATTCAGTAACTACCGGCGCGCTGGCAATCCAGGAATCTCTCCAGCTCGACAGAATGACCGCGGCGGCCGAAGGTAAATATAAAGACGAGGTCCCTGTTGAAAATTTAGCAGGGCCCAAGATAA from bacterium encodes:
- a CDS encoding ATP-binding cassette domain-containing protein, giving the protein MIKIDGLTKYYGDVCAVDHISFEIKKGEILGLLGPNGAGKTTTLRILTCYLEPSAGNVAVKDYNIYDNSLEIKKLIGYLPESAPLYPDMLTFDYLSFVANVRGLEENKKNSRIKELAGLCGISEVMHKPIHDLSKGYKQRVGLAHAMMNDPEILVLDEPTSGLDPNQIVEIRDIIKEIGKKKTIILSTHILSEAEATCDRIVIINKGRIVADGSTEELKKTAVNEYIINISIQNSDFKTVKKIFEDIPGVTGVSLLNDKNDAVDFYLSCKSDKDIRPEIYYVIKGNNWVLLDYHMQTRTLETIFRELTKGN
- a CDS encoding ABC transporter permease subunit, whose protein sequence is MKNAVNIFKKEFAAYFISPIAYIVISIFLVLTGWFFFSTFFLYRQAELRNFFELLPLTFAFIIPAVTMRLFSEELNIGSYELLSTMPVSSLDIISGKFMASVIFIIIMLLPTVSYSIFISFLGELDWGPVVGGYTGAVLLGAAFSSIGLFSSSLTRNQIIAFIIGMAVCFVLTLLDKILFFLPRDFLSVFEFLGADFHFHNISRGIIDSRDLLYFISLCFIMLYSTNLVIQGKK